In one window of Ferriphaselus amnicola DNA:
- the lpxC gene encoding UDP-3-O-acyl-N-acetylglucosamine deacetylase, which yields MIKQRTLKSTIQATGVGLHTGEKVQLTLKPAPVNHGIVFRRIDLTPPVDIPAAAESVHDTRLSTCMEVNGARVSTIEHLMSAFAGLGVDNAIVELTSAEVPIMDGSAGTFIFLLQSAGLIEQAVPKKFVRILKPVEVKDGDKWVRFEPYHGYRLTFTIAFAHPVFTATKQHVTVDLGEHSYVREVSRSRTFGFMHEVEYLRSQGLALGGNLDNAIVMDEYRVINPDGLRSDDEFVKHKVLDAIGDLYLIGHPLIGAFSGYKSGHALNNALLRALLADESAWEYVSFNSEEEAPNFLRMQLQAI from the coding sequence ATGATCAAGCAGCGAACACTGAAATCGACGATACAGGCAACGGGCGTCGGCTTGCACACGGGAGAGAAGGTTCAACTCACCCTCAAGCCTGCGCCCGTCAACCACGGCATCGTCTTTCGCCGCATCGATCTAACACCGCCGGTTGATATACCCGCAGCGGCTGAATCCGTACACGACACCCGCCTTTCCACCTGCATGGAAGTCAATGGCGCGCGTGTCTCCACCATCGAACATCTGATGTCTGCGTTCGCCGGATTGGGCGTGGATAACGCCATCGTCGAACTCACCAGTGCCGAAGTCCCCATCATGGACGGCAGCGCCGGTACCTTCATCTTCCTGCTGCAATCGGCAGGACTGATCGAGCAGGCTGTACCCAAGAAATTCGTCCGCATCCTCAAGCCCGTCGAGGTCAAGGACGGTGACAAGTGGGTGCGCTTCGAGCCTTACCACGGCTACCGACTCACCTTCACCATCGCCTTCGCCCACCCAGTGTTCACCGCCACTAAGCAGCACGTCACCGTCGATCTGGGGGAACACTCTTATGTCCGCGAAGTGAGTCGCTCGCGCACCTTCGGCTTCATGCACGAAGTTGAATACCTGCGCTCGCAAGGGTTAGCGCTGGGCGGCAATCTGGACAACGCCATCGTGATGGACGAATACCGCGTCATCAACCCAGACGGCCTGCGTTCGGACGACGAGTTCGTCAAGCACAAAGTGTTGGATGCCATCGGCGACCTGTACCTGATCGGGCATCCGCTGATCGGCGCGTTCTCCGGTTACAAATCGGGCCATGCGCTCAACAACGCCCTGCTGCGCGCGCTGTTAGCGGATGAATCGGCATGGGAATACGTGAGCTTCAATTCGGAAGAAGAAGCGCCCAACTTCCTGCGCATGCAGCTTCAGGCGATTTGA
- the ftsZ gene encoding cell division protein FtsZ yields the protein MFELVDAQPHGAVIKVVGVGGCGGNAVDHMIEQGMKGVEFITINTDAQALKRSKSRVQLQIGANLTKGLGAGAKPEVGQAAAEEDRERIAEHIRGANMVFITAGMGGGTGTGAAPIVAKVAKEMGILTVAVVTKPFMFEGKRMTLAQTGIEELAAHVDSLIIVPNAKLMEVLGGKTTLPQAFKASNGVLQGAVAGIAEVINVPGMVNVDFADVSTLMSENGMAMMGAATATGEDRAKRAAEQAIASPLLEDVDLSGARGILVNITSSSSLTLEELHEVMNCFQFAAQEATVIVGSVFDEDMGDELRVTLVATGLGKVGVRRQPKPVLVAPSYENQRTGTDDMPMINYGELDRPTVMRSGRSQRETAVASLRESGMEMLDIPSFLRKQAD from the coding sequence ATGTTTGAATTAGTGGATGCACAACCTCATGGGGCGGTGATCAAGGTGGTAGGTGTGGGCGGCTGCGGCGGCAATGCAGTCGATCACATGATCGAACAAGGGATGAAAGGGGTGGAATTCATCACCATCAATACCGATGCACAAGCACTCAAGCGCAGCAAATCGCGCGTGCAATTGCAGATCGGCGCAAACCTGACCAAGGGTCTGGGTGCCGGTGCAAAACCTGAAGTCGGCCAAGCCGCAGCGGAAGAGGATCGCGAGCGCATCGCGGAACACATCCGTGGCGCGAACATGGTGTTCATCACCGCTGGCATGGGCGGCGGTACCGGCACTGGTGCAGCCCCTATCGTCGCCAAGGTCGCCAAGGAAATGGGCATCCTGACCGTAGCTGTCGTGACTAAGCCGTTCATGTTCGAAGGCAAGCGCATGACACTGGCGCAAACCGGCATCGAGGAACTGGCCGCTCACGTTGATTCGCTGATCATCGTGCCGAACGCCAAGTTGATGGAAGTGCTAGGCGGCAAGACCACGCTGCCACAAGCGTTCAAGGCATCGAACGGCGTGTTGCAAGGTGCCGTCGCTGGTATCGCTGAAGTCATCAACGTCCCCGGCATGGTGAACGTGGACTTCGCTGACGTGAGTACGCTGATGTCCGAGAACGGCATGGCCATGATGGGTGCAGCCACCGCCACTGGTGAAGACCGCGCCAAGCGTGCCGCCGAACAAGCCATCGCCAGCCCATTGCTGGAAGATGTCGATCTGTCCGGCGCGCGCGGCATTCTGGTCAACATCACCTCCAGCAGCAGCCTGACGCTGGAAGAATTGCACGAAGTGATGAACTGCTTCCAGTTCGCCGCTCAGGAAGCCACTGTGATCGTGGGTTCTGTGTTCGACGAAGACATGGGTGACGAATTGCGCGTCACGCTCGTCGCTACCGGTTTGGGCAAGGTCGGCGTACGTCGTCAACCCAAGCCTGTATTGGTCGCTCCTTCCTACGAGAATCAGCGTACCGGCACCGATGATATGCCCATGATCAACTACGGTGAGCTAGATCGTCCGACCGTGATGCGCAGTGGCCGTAGCCAACGCGAGACCGCCGTCGCTTCGCTACGCGAATCGGGTATGGAAATGCTGGACATCCCTTCTTTCCTGCGTAAGCAAGCAGACTAA
- the ftsA gene encoding cell division protein FtsA: MSKEYKDLIVALDIGTSKIVCIVGEVKPDHTIEVIGAGMQESSGMKKGMVVNIDASVNTIQKALRDAEFMADCKISQVYTGIAGSHIKSMNTSGMVKIKDKEVTQGDIDRVVETASSISLPSDQQILHILEKEFSIDGQGGIKKPLGMSGMKLEVEVHIVTGAVAAVQNIIKCVHRCGLEMNEMILQPLASSRAVLEEDERELGVCLVDIGGGTTDVAIFTGGAIRHSAVIPIAGDQVTNDIAMALRTPTKDAEDIKIKYGCALRQLADDAPIEVPGVGERGTRMLSRQTLAEVIEPRIEELYSLVQAELRRSGYEDLLSSGIVITGGSSAMQGMVELGEEIFHMPVRLGTPRYVGGLSDVVRTPRYSTGVGLLLYGLENHLQHSEHKMQTKSVGDVLGKMRAWFQGNF; the protein is encoded by the coding sequence ATGAGCAAGGAATACAAAGATCTGATCGTGGCGCTGGACATAGGCACGTCCAAGATCGTGTGCATCGTCGGCGAAGTTAAGCCGGATCACACTATCGAGGTGATCGGCGCCGGGATGCAAGAGTCGTCCGGGATGAAGAAAGGCATGGTGGTGAACATCGACGCCAGCGTGAACACCATCCAGAAAGCATTGCGCGACGCGGAGTTCATGGCCGACTGCAAGATCAGCCAAGTCTATACCGGCATCGCTGGCAGCCACATCAAGAGCATGAACACCAGCGGCATGGTGAAGATCAAGGACAAGGAAGTCACGCAGGGCGACATCGACCGCGTGGTGGAAACGGCCAGCTCGATCAGTCTGCCTAGCGACCAACAGATCCTGCACATTCTGGAGAAGGAATTCAGCATCGACGGCCAAGGTGGCATCAAGAAGCCGCTGGGTATGAGTGGCATGAAGCTCGAAGTCGAAGTCCACATCGTCACCGGCGCGGTGGCGGCGGTGCAGAACATCATCAAGTGCGTTCACCGCTGCGGGTTGGAGATGAACGAGATGATCTTGCAACCGCTGGCTTCCAGCCGTGCGGTGTTGGAAGAGGACGAGCGTGAGCTGGGCGTGTGCTTGGTGGACATCGGCGGCGGCACCACCGACGTGGCGATCTTCACTGGCGGCGCGATCCGCCACTCGGCCGTGATCCCCATCGCCGGTGACCAAGTCACCAACGACATCGCCATGGCCTTGCGCACGCCAACCAAGGATGCCGAGGACATCAAGATCAAGTACGGCTGCGCATTGCGCCAATTGGCCGACGATGCGCCCATCGAAGTACCGGGCGTAGGCGAACGCGGCACGCGCATGTTGTCGCGCCAGACATTGGCCGAAGTGATCGAGCCGCGCATCGAAGAGCTGTACTCGCTGGTGCAAGCGGAACTACGCCGCAGCGGCTACGAAGATCTACTGTCCTCCGGCATCGTCATCACCGGCGGCAGCAGCGCGATGCAGGGCATGGTCGAGTTGGGCGAAGAGATTTTTCACATGCCGGTACGGTTAGGCACACCGCGTTACGTCGGCGGACTATCCGACGTGGTGCGTACACCGCGCTACTCCACCGGTGTCGGGCTGTTGCTGTACGGGTTGGAAAACCATTTGCAGCACAGCGAACACAAGATGCAAACCAAATCGGTCGGGGATGTACTCGGCAAGATGCGGGCATGGTTTCAGGGCAATTTCTGA
- a CDS encoding cell division protein FtsQ/DivIB → MWDDAKALRNLANALFGISLLLILAGAAHYVVHLPIFPLKSAKLTAMPQRVSVEQVERVVRNELKGNFFTADLVHLRKSLEQLPWVRKVSLRREFPWQVEIALEEHQAVARWNGIELVNNHGEVFSAGTEDELPEYYGPTGTSAEVMQKFADFGAQLKPLEQSIAQISLSPRRDWRIKLDNGLVLELGREETGRRLSRFVAVYHYSLASSAQKVSYVDLRYRSGFAAYLPGGLGKTTAKAANSKV, encoded by the coding sequence ATGTGGGATGACGCCAAAGCGCTGCGTAATCTCGCCAATGCCCTGTTCGGCATCAGCCTGCTGCTGATCCTAGCGGGAGCGGCGCATTACGTCGTGCATCTGCCGATCTTCCCACTGAAGTCAGCCAAGCTGACGGCCATGCCCCAGCGAGTGTCGGTAGAGCAAGTCGAGCGCGTGGTGCGCAATGAACTGAAGGGCAATTTCTTCACCGCTGACTTGGTGCATCTGCGCAAGTCGCTGGAGCAACTGCCTTGGGTACGCAAGGTCAGCTTGCGCCGTGAATTCCCTTGGCAGGTGGAGATCGCGCTGGAGGAACATCAAGCGGTCGCCCGCTGGAACGGCATCGAGCTAGTGAACAACCACGGCGAAGTGTTCTCTGCGGGAACAGAAGATGAGCTGCCCGAGTATTACGGCCCGACAGGAACCTCGGCCGAGGTGATGCAAAAGTTCGCCGACTTCGGTGCGCAGCTCAAGCCACTGGAACAAAGCATCGCGCAGATCAGCTTGTCGCCCCGCCGTGATTGGCGGATCAAACTGGATAACGGACTAGTGCTGGAACTGGGGCGCGAAGAAACCGGGAGACGGCTGTCGCGCTTTGTCGCGGTGTATCACTACAGCCTAGCTTCGTCGGCACAGAAGGTAAGTTATGTGGATCTACGTTATCGCAGCGGCTTTGCCGCGTACTTGCCGGGCGGCTTAGGCAAGACCACGGCCAAAGCAGCTAACAGCAAGGTTTAG
- a CDS encoding D-alanine--D-alanine ligase has product MDNSHPSPLPLPPSMLGKVAVLFGGHSAEREVSLKSGAAVLAALQRSGVDAHAFDPAVLSLQALRDEGYDRAFIALHGRGGEDGTVQGALELLGVPYTGSGVLASALAMDKWRSKMIWQAGGLPVPQCELLTADSDWAGVAERLGLPLFVKPANEGSSVGISKVKSLAELPAAYHEAAKHDALVIAERAVLGGEYTAAILGDTALPVIRIVPANEFYDYEAKYLRDDTRYLCPCGLSAEQEAEMQRLALQGFELLGGSGWGRVDFLMDEAGKPYLLEANTSPGMTDHSLVPMAARQSGLSFEQLVLRVLEGAHVG; this is encoded by the coding sequence ATGGATAACAGCCACCCTTCTCCCCTCCCTCTTCCTCCTTCAATGCTGGGCAAGGTCGCCGTGCTCTTCGGCGGACACTCTGCCGAACGTGAAGTGTCGTTGAAGAGCGGTGCGGCGGTATTGGCCGCATTGCAACGTAGCGGCGTGGATGCTCACGCCTTCGACCCTGCGGTTTTGTCTTTGCAAGCCTTGCGTGACGAAGGTTACGACCGCGCCTTCATCGCGCTGCATGGTCGCGGCGGTGAAGACGGCACGGTGCAGGGCGCACTGGAACTACTCGGCGTGCCTTATACCGGCAGCGGCGTGCTGGCATCAGCACTGGCGATGGACAAATGGCGCAGCAAGATGATCTGGCAGGCGGGCGGTTTACCCGTGCCGCAGTGCGAGTTGCTCACCGCCGATAGCGATTGGGCGGGCGTAGCCGAACGACTGGGACTGCCCTTGTTCGTGAAGCCAGCCAACGAAGGTTCCAGCGTGGGTATCAGCAAGGTGAAGTCGCTGGCCGAGCTGCCTGCTGCCTATCACGAAGCAGCCAAGCATGACGCATTGGTGATCGCCGAACGCGCCGTGCTGGGTGGGGAATACACGGCTGCGATCTTGGGTGACACTGCGTTGCCAGTGATCCGCATCGTGCCCGCCAACGAGTTCTACGACTACGAGGCCAAGTATCTGCGCGACGACACGCGCTACCTGTGCCCGTGTGGATTGAGCGCCGAGCAGGAAGCCGAGATGCAACGCCTAGCGCTGCAAGGTTTCGAGTTACTAGGTGGTTCGGGCTGGGGACGAGTGGATTTTCTGATGGACGAGGCGGGCAAGCCCTATCTGTTGGAAGCGAACACCTCGCCGGGCATGACCGACCACAGTCTAGTTCCGATGGCGGCACGACAGTCTGGCTTGAGTTTCGAGCAGTTGGTACTGCGAGTATTGGAGGGTGCGCATGTGGGATGA
- the murB gene encoding UDP-N-acetylmuramate dehydrogenase — translation MNMSEPRHFLRGEMQEHVDMSRHVSWRAGGQVERLYQAADLADLAVFMQTLPQNEPLTTVGLGSNLLVRDSGLRGTVLLTHGALTELRLEADGTLYVQAGVPGAKLARFAAMHNLIGAEFCAGIPGTVGGMLAMNAGCYGSETWSHVVRVQVLTRSGELVERTPQDYAIAYRSVQRVDDDGEPFPLPTDELFVGAWLRFESGDGEASRQAIKALLEKRVASQPIGTPNAGSVFRNPEGDYAARLIESCGLKGHQLGGAQVSPKHANFIVNVGGATAADIEGLIERVQAEVEAKTGIHLHPEVRIIGEHKNHG, via the coding sequence ATGAATATGAGCGAACCTCGCCATTTCCTGCGCGGCGAGATGCAGGAGCACGTGGACATGAGCCGCCATGTGAGCTGGCGCGCGGGCGGTCAGGTGGAGCGCTTGTATCAGGCGGCTGACTTGGCCGATTTGGCGGTGTTCATGCAAACCCTGCCGCAAAATGAGCCGCTGACCACGGTCGGCTTGGGCAGCAATCTGCTGGTACGCGACAGCGGTCTGCGCGGCACGGTGTTACTCACCCACGGCGCGTTGACCGAGTTGCGGCTGGAAGCCGACGGTACGCTCTATGTGCAAGCCGGTGTACCGGGCGCGAAACTGGCACGCTTTGCCGCCATGCACAATCTGATCGGTGCCGAGTTCTGTGCCGGCATCCCCGGCACGGTGGGAGGCATGCTGGCGATGAATGCCGGTTGCTACGGAAGCGAGACTTGGAGCCATGTTGTGCGAGTGCAGGTACTCACCCGCAGCGGCGAACTTGTCGAGCGTACGCCGCAGGATTACGCCATCGCTTACCGCAGCGTGCAACGCGTGGACGACGACGGCGAACCTTTCCCCTTGCCGACCGACGAGCTGTTTGTCGGCGCATGGTTGCGCTTCGAGTCGGGTGATGGCGAGGCATCGCGTCAGGCGATCAAGGCGCTGCTGGAGAAGCGTGTCGCCAGCCAGCCCATCGGCACGCCTAACGCCGGTTCAGTGTTCCGCAACCCAGAAGGCGACTACGCGGCACGGCTGATCGAGTCATGCGGACTGAAAGGTCATCAGCTCGGCGGCGCACAAGTATCGCCCAAGCACGCCAACTTCATCGTCAACGTGGGAGGAGCGACGGCCGCTGACATCGAAGGATTGATAGAGCGGGTGCAAGCGGAAGTGGAAGCTAAGACCGGCATCCACCTGCACCCCGAAGTACGCATCATTGGTGAACACAAGAATCATGGATAA
- the murC gene encoding UDP-N-acetylmuramate--L-alanine ligase translates to MKHKVKSLHFVGIGGSGMNGIAEVLLNLGFQVSGSDLAASAVTQRLQKQGATIHIGHAESNLGNADAVVTSTAVHADNPEVVAARARKIPVVPRAMMLAELMRLRQGIAIAGTHGKTTTTSLAASVLAQGGFDPTYVIGGRLNSSGANAKLGTGEFLVAEADESDASFLYLSPILAVVTNIDADHMETYGHDFNKLKQAFVDFLERLPFYGRAMLCVDDPNVRELLGRISKPVTTYGFSEDAQIRAVNVRHEGGKMRYTALCRHNSVPIDLEVTLNLAGNHNVLNSLAVIAVALEIGVDEQAIVTGLAEFQGVGRRFQRYGEISLPNGGSFTLLDDYGHHPVEMAATLAAARGAFPGRRLVLAFQPHRYTRTRDLFEDFVKVLGTVDVLLLAEVYAAGEQAIVAADGRALMRSLRVAGKEAVFVEHIADMPQAILNSAQAGDVVLTMGAGSIGGVSAQVRQLSGAEA, encoded by the coding sequence GTGAAGCATAAAGTCAAATCACTACATTTCGTCGGCATCGGCGGCTCCGGTATGAACGGCATCGCCGAGGTGTTGCTCAATCTGGGCTTCCAAGTGAGCGGTTCCGATCTGGCAGCAAGTGCCGTGACCCAACGCCTGCAAAAACAAGGGGCGACCATCCACATCGGCCATGCCGAGAGCAACTTGGGCAATGCGGATGCCGTGGTGACTTCGACCGCCGTACACGCCGACAACCCAGAAGTGGTCGCCGCTCGGGCACGCAAGATCCCCGTGGTACCGCGCGCGATGATGTTGGCTGAGTTAATGCGCTTGCGTCAGGGCATTGCCATCGCTGGAACGCACGGCAAAACCACCACCACCAGCCTCGCCGCTAGCGTGTTGGCACAAGGTGGCTTCGACCCGACCTACGTGATCGGTGGACGACTGAACAGCAGCGGTGCCAACGCCAAGTTGGGCACCGGCGAATTCCTAGTAGCCGAAGCGGACGAGTCAGATGCATCGTTCCTGTACCTGTCGCCGATTCTGGCCGTGGTCACCAACATCGATGCCGACCACATGGAAACCTACGGCCACGACTTCAACAAGCTGAAGCAGGCGTTCGTGGACTTTCTGGAGCGCTTGCCGTTCTATGGTCGCGCCATGTTGTGCGTGGACGATCCCAATGTGCGCGAACTGCTTGGCCGCATCAGCAAACCAGTGACAACTTACGGCTTCTCTGAGGACGCGCAGATACGTGCGGTCAACGTCCGTCACGAAGGCGGAAAGATGCGCTACACCGCCTTATGCCGCCATAACAGCGTGCCTATCGACCTCGAAGTGACGTTGAATCTGGCGGGTAATCACAACGTGCTGAATTCGCTGGCTGTCATCGCCGTGGCGTTGGAAATCGGCGTGGATGAGCAGGCCATCGTCACTGGGCTGGCCGAATTTCAAGGAGTGGGGCGTCGGTTCCAGCGGTATGGGGAGATCAGCTTGCCGAACGGCGGCAGCTTTACTTTGCTCGACGACTACGGTCATCACCCCGTGGAGATGGCCGCCACGCTAGCTGCTGCGCGCGGCGCGTTTCCCGGTCGACGCTTGGTGCTGGCGTTTCAGCCGCACCGTTACACCCGCACCCGCGACCTGTTCGAGGATTTCGTGAAAGTGCTGGGTACGGTAGATGTGCTGTTGCTGGCCGAGGTATATGCCGCAGGCGAGCAAGCCATCGTGGCAGCGGATGGACGCGCGCTGATGCGTTCGCTGCGGGTGGCGGGCAAAGAGGCAGTGTTCGTGGAACACATCGCTGACATGCCACAGGCGATCTTGAACTCGGCGCAAGCAGGTGACGTGGTACTGACGATGGGCGCCGGTTCGATCGGCGGCGTATCGGCGCAAGTGCGTCAACTAAGCGGAGCGGAGGCATGA
- the murG gene encoding undecaprenyldiphospho-muramoylpentapeptide beta-N-acetylglucosaminyltransferase: MSTSNILIMAGGTGGHIYPGLAVADVLRGQGWNVTWLGAPNSMEAELVPKHGYPVANVNFGGLRGKGLLRKLMLPINLLRALAQSAAAIFRHRPDVVLGMGGYITFPGGLMAWLLRRPVMIHEQNSVAGLSNKALGKLAARVLSGFPKVLPNAEWVGNPVRASIAQLPIPANRYAGRSGPLNVLVVGGSLGAKALNECLPQALALLPQADRPRVTHQTGKQHFAAVEALYQQADITAEVRPFLDDMDVRYANADLVICRSGALTVAELAAAGVASILVPFPFAVDDHQTGNAKFLAEQGAAVLLPQTELTPQKLAQLLRDMTRERAQVMAEAARRLAKPDAAQKVAQICAELADA; this comes from the coding sequence ATGAGTACGAGCAACATTCTCATCATGGCAGGCGGCACCGGCGGCCACATCTATCCCGGACTGGCGGTAGCCGATGTGCTGCGCGGTCAGGGCTGGAACGTGACCTGGCTGGGCGCGCCCAACAGCATGGAAGCCGAACTGGTGCCCAAGCACGGCTATCCAGTGGCGAATGTGAATTTCGGTGGACTTCGCGGCAAAGGGCTGCTGCGCAAACTGATGCTGCCGATCAATCTGCTACGCGCGCTGGCACAAAGCGCTGCTGCCATCTTCCGTCATCGTCCTGACGTCGTGCTTGGAATGGGCGGCTACATCACCTTCCCCGGCGGCTTGATGGCCTGGTTGCTGCGCCGTCCGGTGATGATCCATGAACAGAATTCAGTCGCGGGTCTCAGCAACAAGGCGCTGGGCAAGTTGGCTGCCCGAGTCCTATCCGGCTTCCCCAAGGTGTTGCCGAATGCGGAATGGGTGGGCAATCCAGTGCGCGCCAGCATCGCCCAGCTGCCGATTCCTGCTAACCGCTACGCAGGACGCAGCGGCCCGCTCAACGTACTGGTCGTCGGCGGAAGTCTGGGTGCAAAGGCGCTCAACGAATGCCTACCACAGGCTCTAGCCTTGCTGCCACAAGCAGATCGCCCACGGGTCACGCATCAAACCGGCAAGCAGCATTTCGCCGCCGTCGAAGCCTTGTACCAACAGGCTGATATCACCGCCGAGGTACGCCCTTTCCTCGACGATATGGATGTGCGCTACGCCAACGCCGATCTGGTGATCTGCCGCTCAGGCGCGTTGACCGTGGCCGAATTAGCGGCAGCAGGCGTGGCCAGCATACTGGTGCCGTTCCCCTTCGCGGTGGACGATCACCAGACCGGCAATGCGAAGTTTCTGGCGGAACAAGGCGCGGCAGTATTGCTGCCACAGACCGAGCTGACGCCGCAAAAGCTGGCGCAGCTCTTGCGGGACATGACACGCGAACGCGCGCAAGTGATGGCTGAAGCCGCGCGCCGTTTGGCAAAACCAGATGCAGCACAAAAAGTTGCGCAGATTTGCGCAGAACTGGCGGACGCATGA
- the ftsW gene encoding putative lipid II flippase FtsW, which produces MTATAKRSYAPLVEYDAILSWVALLLLSIGLVMVYSASIATAEASKYTHQSTFYLLRQSIFIVIGFIAGVVAFQMPVRGWQKLSPWLFLVGVALLLLVLIPGIGKVVYGSRRWLSLFVFNLQPSELMKLFAVLYAADYTVRKSNVGHLLTKAFLPMAAVMGVVGTLLLLEPDMGAFVVIFAIAFCILWLGGFNLKVFAGLMIVLPLGFAALVLSSEYRMKRVTGFMDPWSDPYGKGYQLSHALIAFGRGEWTGVGLGGSVEKLFYLPEAHTDFLMAVIGEELGFVGVLVVMSLIAWFVARAYMIGRQAAFMERPFAALVAQGIAVWIGFQSMINIGVNMGVLPTKGLTLPFLSFGGSGIVVNCVSVAILLRIDYENRRLSRGLPA; this is translated from the coding sequence ATGACAGCAACGGCCAAGCGTTCATACGCTCCTTTGGTCGAATACGACGCCATCCTGAGTTGGGTGGCGCTACTACTTCTGTCTATCGGTCTGGTGATGGTCTATTCCGCGTCGATCGCAACCGCAGAGGCCAGCAAATACACCCATCAATCAACGTTCTATCTGCTACGCCAGAGCATTTTCATCGTCATCGGATTTATCGCTGGCGTGGTCGCCTTCCAGATGCCGGTGCGCGGCTGGCAAAAGCTCTCACCTTGGCTATTTTTGGTAGGCGTCGCTTTGCTCTTGCTGGTGCTGATCCCCGGCATCGGCAAAGTGGTGTACGGCAGCCGTCGCTGGCTCTCATTGTTTGTGTTCAATTTGCAGCCTTCGGAATTGATGAAGCTGTTCGCCGTGCTGTACGCCGCCGACTATACGGTGCGCAAAAGCAACGTCGGCCACTTGCTCACCAAAGCCTTCTTGCCCATGGCCGCAGTGATGGGGGTGGTTGGCACCTTGTTGCTGCTGGAGCCCGACATGGGCGCCTTCGTGGTGATCTTCGCCATCGCGTTCTGCATCCTCTGGTTGGGCGGCTTCAATCTAAAAGTGTTCGCTGGACTGATGATCGTGCTGCCTCTCGGATTCGCAGCATTGGTTCTGTCATCCGAATACCGAATGAAGCGCGTCACCGGCTTCATGGATCCTTGGTCAGACCCTTACGGCAAAGGCTATCAATTAAGCCACGCGTTGATCGCCTTCGGACGCGGCGAATGGACTGGGGTCGGTTTGGGTGGAAGCGTGGAGAAACTGTTCTATCTGCCGGAGGCACACACCGACTTCTTGATGGCCGTGATCGGCGAGGAACTCGGTTTCGTAGGTGTGCTGGTGGTGATGAGTCTGATCGCATGGTTCGTCGCCCGCGCTTACATGATCGGCCGCCAAGCCGCATTCATGGAGCGCCCCTTTGCCGCATTGGTCGCCCAAGGCATCGCCGTCTGGATCGGCTTCCAATCGATGATCAACATCGGCGTAAACATGGGCGTGCTACCGACCAAAGGACTGACCCTGCCCTTCCTTAGCTTCGGCGGCAGCGGCATCGTGGTGAACTGCGTCTCGGTAGCGATCCTGCTGCGCATCGACTATGAAAACAGACGATTGTCTAGAGGGCTGCCAGCATGA